The Sphingomicrobium sp. genome has a window encoding:
- a CDS encoding enoyl-CoA hydratase family protein, translating into MSFHAATFQPKHFLWSFDKGVATVTLNRPERKNPLTFESYDELRNSFRALNDARDVKVVVLTGAGGNFCSGGDVHEIIGPLTRMDFDGLLQFTRMTGDLVRAMRQCPQPIIAAVEGVCAGAGAIMAMASDLRIASPNAKTAFLFTRVGLSGADMGACAILPRLIGHGRAAELLFTGRTMSSEEGLAWGFYNRVVDDATAEAAAIADQLARGPTAAHAVTKRQLDAEWDMGIEEAIEMEAEVQARCMQTNDFKRAYEAFANKRQPEFQGD; encoded by the coding sequence ATGAGCTTCCACGCCGCGACGTTCCAGCCGAAGCACTTCCTGTGGAGCTTTGACAAGGGCGTCGCGACGGTCACGCTGAATAGGCCTGAGCGGAAGAACCCGCTCACCTTCGAAAGCTATGACGAGCTTCGCAACAGCTTCCGGGCGCTGAACGACGCGCGAGATGTCAAAGTCGTCGTCCTCACCGGCGCGGGCGGCAATTTCTGCTCCGGCGGCGACGTGCACGAGATCATCGGTCCGCTCACCAGGATGGACTTCGACGGGCTGCTCCAGTTTACCCGCATGACCGGCGACCTCGTCCGCGCGATGCGCCAGTGCCCGCAGCCGATCATTGCCGCGGTCGAAGGGGTCTGCGCCGGTGCCGGCGCGATCATGGCGATGGCCAGCGACCTGCGCATTGCGTCGCCGAATGCGAAGACAGCATTCCTGTTCACCCGCGTCGGCCTGTCGGGTGCGGACATGGGCGCTTGTGCGATCCTGCCGCGCCTGATCGGCCACGGACGCGCCGCCGAACTTTTGTTCACTGGCCGGACCATGAGCAGCGAAGAAGGCCTCGCCTGGGGATTCTACAATCGCGTCGTCGACGATGCGACGGCTGAAGCCGCGGCGATCGCCGACCAGCTCGCGCGGGGGCCAACCGCTGCCCACGCGGTCACCAAGCGCCAGCTCGATGCCGAATGGGACATGGGGATCGAGGAAGCGATCGAGATGGAAGCGGAGGTCCAGGCCCGGTGCATGCAGACCAACGATTTCAAGCGCGCCTACGAAGCCTTCGCGA
- a CDS encoding SDR family oxidoreductase, with the protein MGKALEGRHALITGGGTGIGAAAARSLAAEGANLSLLGRRMEPLEAVKAELGGQAIQCDVTDADRIRAAFNEAREVNGPIDLLIVNAGIAESAPFHKMTRESWDRIIATNLTAAFECTHAAIGDLLKSESGRIVYVASVASLRGVPYAAHYAASKHGLLGLMRSLAGEYAKTNLTVNAVCPGYVDTPMTDQSVARVSAITGRSEQESRGAITNMNASGRLVDPAAIGNAIAMLCLPLSRDINGAEITLDGGTNA; encoded by the coding sequence ATGGGGAAAGCGCTCGAAGGACGTCACGCGCTGATTACCGGTGGCGGCACCGGGATCGGGGCTGCTGCGGCACGCTCACTGGCCGCGGAAGGGGCGAACCTGTCGCTGCTCGGCCGCCGGATGGAGCCGCTCGAAGCGGTAAAGGCGGAGCTAGGCGGCCAGGCGATCCAGTGCGACGTCACCGACGCCGACCGCATCCGCGCGGCATTCAACGAGGCGCGCGAGGTCAACGGGCCGATCGACCTGCTGATCGTCAACGCCGGGATCGCGGAGAGCGCGCCGTTCCACAAAATGACGCGCGAAAGCTGGGACCGCATCATCGCCACGAACCTGACCGCCGCGTTCGAATGCACCCACGCCGCGATCGGCGACCTGCTGAAAAGCGAGAGCGGCCGTATCGTCTACGTCGCGTCGGTCGCGTCGCTCCGCGGCGTGCCCTACGCCGCCCATTATGCCGCATCGAAGCACGGCCTGCTCGGCCTGATGCGCAGCCTCGCCGGCGAATATGCGAAGACCAACCTGACGGTGAACGCGGTCTGCCCCGGCTATGTCGACACGCCGATGACCGATCAGTCGGTCGCACGCGTCTCCGCGATCACGGGCCGAAGCGAGCAAGAGTCTCGCGGCGCCATCACCAACATGAATGCGAGCGGCCGGCTGGTCGATCCGGCGGCGATCGGCAACGCGATTGCGATGCTTTGCCTGCCCTTGAGTCGCGACATCAACGGGGCTGAGATTACGCTGGACGGCGGTACCAACGCATGA
- a CDS encoding type 1 glutamine amidotransferase, whose amino-acid sequence MKIAALETGVPPAPLADQFGSYTDMFAELLGDGFEIDTFDVTKGEYPARGDYPAFLVTGSPAGVYEELPWIAPLLQFIRDTRDEKMIGVCFGHQAMAQALGGTVIKSEKGWGAGLHRYWVTHEAPWIHKTDTIDIPASHQDQVVVQPPGTDVVAASPFTPYASLAWKERPAISFQFHPEFSPAYAKALIEKRYDRVNDPDAALASLDQPNDNERVAKWMRRFLNGEDA is encoded by the coding sequence ATGAAGATCGCAGCGCTCGAGACCGGAGTTCCCCCTGCCCCGCTCGCCGACCAGTTCGGAAGCTATACCGACATGTTCGCCGAGCTCCTGGGCGACGGTTTCGAGATCGACACCTTCGATGTGACCAAAGGCGAGTATCCGGCGCGCGGCGACTATCCCGCTTTTCTCGTCACCGGGTCGCCCGCCGGCGTTTACGAAGAGCTGCCTTGGATCGCGCCTTTATTGCAGTTCATCCGCGACACTCGCGACGAGAAGATGATCGGCGTCTGCTTCGGCCACCAGGCGATGGCGCAGGCGCTCGGCGGCACCGTCATCAAGTCGGAAAAAGGCTGGGGAGCCGGGCTCCACCGCTACTGGGTCACGCACGAAGCGCCGTGGATCCACAAGACCGACACGATCGACATTCCCGCGTCGCACCAGGACCAGGTGGTGGTGCAGCCGCCCGGTACCGACGTAGTCGCGGCATCGCCGTTCACGCCCTACGCCTCGCTGGCGTGGAAGGAACGACCGGCGATCAGCTTCCAGTTTCACCCGGAATTCTCGCCCGCTTACGCCAAGGCGCTGATCGAAAAGCGCTATGACCGGGTCAACGATCCCGATGCGGCGCTCGCGTCGCTCGACCAACCCAACGACAATGAGCGCGTCGCCAAGTGGATGCGCCGATTCTTGAACGGAGAAGATGCATGA
- a CDS encoding S-(hydroxymethyl)glutathione dehydrogenase/class III alcohol dehydrogenase has product MKTRAAVAFEAKKPLEIVEVDLEGPKAGEVLVEIMATGICHTDAYTLDGLDSEGLFPSILGHEGAGIVREVGPGVTNVKAGDHVIPLYTPECRQCKSCLSGKTNLCTAIRATQGKGVMPDGTSRFSYKGQQIFHYMGCSTFSNFTVLPEIAVAKIREDAPFKTSCYIGCGVTTGVGAVTKTAKVEPGDNVVVFGLGGIGLNVIQGAKLVGANKIIGVDINPDREEWGRKFGMTDFLNTRGMSREDIVAKVVEMTDGGADYTFDATGNTEVMRTALECCHRGWGTSIIIGVAEAGKEIATRPFQLVTGRNWRGTAFGGAKGRTDVPKIVDWYMDGKIAIDPMITHVLSLEEINRGFDLMHAGESIRSVVVY; this is encoded by the coding sequence ATGAAGACCCGCGCCGCCGTCGCGTTCGAAGCCAAGAAGCCGCTGGAGATCGTCGAGGTCGACCTCGAAGGTCCCAAGGCCGGCGAAGTGCTGGTCGAGATCATGGCGACGGGCATCTGCCACACCGACGCCTACACGCTCGACGGGCTGGACAGCGAAGGGCTGTTCCCGTCGATCCTCGGCCATGAGGGCGCCGGCATCGTGCGCGAAGTCGGGCCGGGGGTCACCAACGTGAAGGCCGGCGACCATGTGATTCCGCTGTACACGCCGGAATGCCGCCAGTGTAAGTCGTGCCTGTCCGGCAAGACCAACCTGTGCACCGCGATCCGCGCGACCCAGGGCAAGGGCGTGATGCCCGACGGCACCAGCCGCTTCAGCTACAAGGGTCAGCAGATCTTCCATTACATGGGCTGCTCGACATTCTCGAACTTCACCGTGCTGCCGGAAATCGCCGTCGCGAAGATCCGCGAGGACGCGCCGTTCAAGACCAGCTGCTACATCGGCTGCGGCGTCACGACCGGTGTCGGGGCGGTCACGAAGACGGCCAAGGTGGAGCCAGGCGACAATGTCGTGGTGTTCGGCCTGGGCGGTATCGGCCTCAACGTCATCCAGGGCGCGAAGCTCGTCGGCGCCAACAAGATCATCGGCGTCGACATCAATCCCGACCGCGAGGAATGGGGCCGGAAGTTCGGCATGACCGACTTCCTCAACACGCGTGGCATGAGCCGCGAGGACATCGTCGCCAAGGTGGTCGAGATGACCGACGGCGGCGCCGACTACACGTTCGACGCCACCGGCAATACCGAAGTGATGCGCACCGCGCTGGAATGCTGCCACCGTGGCTGGGGCACCAGCATCATCATCGGCGTCGCCGAAGCCGGCAAGGAGATCGCGACGCGGCCGTTCCAGCTGGTGACCGGGCGCAACTGGCGCGGGACCGCGTTCGGCGGCGCTAAGGGCCGCACCGACGTGCCGAAGATCGTCGACTGGTACATGGACGGGAAGATCGCCATCGACCCGATGATCACCCACGTGCTGAGCCTCGAGGAAATCAACAGGGGCTTCGACCTGATGCATGCGGGCGAGAGCATCAGGAGCGTTGTCGTTTACTGA
- a CDS encoding cupin domain-containing protein — protein sequence MSDVRAPTHVNLADKLDAFSDHWAPKIIARYNDNEVRLVKTHGEWVWHKHDETDELFFIIEGEFDMDFRDRTVTVRPGELLVVPAGTEHRPAARHGEVKLLLIDPNGTPNTGDNATATHAVEL from the coding sequence ATGTCCGACGTTCGCGCCCCTACCCACGTCAACCTTGCCGACAAGCTCGATGCCTTTTCGGACCATTGGGCGCCCAAAATCATCGCCCGCTACAACGACAATGAAGTCCGGCTGGTGAAGACCCATGGCGAATGGGTGTGGCACAAGCACGACGAAACCGACGAACTGTTCTTCATAATTGAGGGGGAGTTCGACATGGACTTTCGCGATAGGACGGTCACCGTGCGCCCTGGTGAGTTGCTGGTCGTCCCGGCCGGGACGGAGCATCGGCCGGCAGCCCGTCACGGCGAAGTGAAGCTGCTGCTGATCGACCCGAACGGCACGCCGAACACCGGGGACAATGCGACCGCCACGCATGCGGTCGAGCTATAG
- a CDS encoding VOC family protein, with protein sequence MFSHVMVGSNDTARAKSFYDQLIGKEGHQDDKGRLAYRNKGSVFMVSRPIDGQPAHHANGGTIGFNFDSPEEVDAWYQRGIAAGGSECEGCDPPGYRENAFGKLYLAYLRDPDGNKLCGLHRPAQ encoded by the coding sequence ATGTTCAGTCACGTGATGGTCGGGTCGAACGACACGGCGCGAGCGAAGAGCTTCTATGACCAGTTGATCGGCAAGGAAGGCCATCAGGACGACAAGGGCCGGCTCGCTTACCGGAACAAGGGGTCGGTGTTCATGGTCTCCCGACCGATCGACGGCCAGCCGGCGCACCACGCGAATGGCGGCACGATCGGCTTCAACTTCGACAGCCCCGAAGAGGTGGACGCCTGGTACCAGCGGGGGATCGCCGCGGGCGGCAGCGAATGCGAAGGCTGCGACCCGCCCGGCTATCGCGAGAATGCATTCGGCAAGCTCTACCTCGCCTATCTGCGGGACCCCGACGGCAACAAGCTGTGCGGCTTGCACAGGCCGGCGCAGTGA
- the fghA gene encoding S-formylglutathione hydrolase codes for MEVISENKAHGGQQLVVRHASAATGTDMTFSIYLPPQVDSGGKVPVVWYLSGLTCTHANVTDKGEYRAACAELGLAFVAPDTSPRGDDVPDAEGYDFGKGAGFYVDATEEPWAKHFRMWSYVTEELPQLVAAEFPVDLDRQAITGHSMGGHGALTVALRNPERFRSVSAFAPIVAPGQVPWGEKALSGYLGEDRARWRKHDAVALIEDGARVPELLVDIGTADQFLSQELRPELLERACADAGIALTLRRQEGYDHSYYFISTFMAEHLRWHAERLTR; via the coding sequence ATCGAGGTCATCTCCGAAAACAAAGCGCACGGCGGGCAGCAGCTCGTCGTTCGCCATGCGAGCGCCGCGACCGGCACCGACATGACCTTCTCCATCTACCTGCCGCCGCAGGTTGACAGTGGCGGCAAGGTGCCGGTCGTCTGGTATTTGTCGGGGCTGACCTGCACCCACGCCAATGTCACCGACAAGGGCGAGTATCGCGCCGCTTGCGCCGAGCTGGGGCTGGCGTTCGTCGCGCCGGACACGAGCCCGCGCGGCGATGATGTGCCCGATGCCGAGGGCTATGACTTCGGCAAGGGCGCCGGCTTCTACGTCGATGCGACCGAGGAGCCCTGGGCGAAGCACTTTCGCATGTGGTCCTATGTGACTGAGGAGCTGCCGCAGCTGGTCGCCGCCGAGTTCCCAGTCGACCTGGATCGGCAGGCAATTACCGGGCACTCAATGGGCGGCCACGGCGCGCTGACGGTCGCGCTTCGCAATCCGGAGCGGTTCCGCAGCGTCTCCGCCTTTGCGCCGATCGTCGCGCCGGGGCAGGTGCCGTGGGGCGAAAAAGCGCTCAGTGGCTATCTCGGCGAGGACCGCGCGCGCTGGCGCAAGCATGACGCGGTCGCGCTGATCGAGGATGGGGCGCGGGTGCCGGAGCTGCTGGTCGACATCGGCACCGCCGACCAGTTCCTGAGCCAGGAGCTTCGCCCTGAGCTGCTCGAACGCGCCTGCGCCGATGCCGGTATTGCCCTGACGCTGCGGCGCCAGGAGGGATACGACCACAGCTATTATTTCATCTCGACCTTCATGGCCGAGCATCTGCGCTGGCACGCGGAGCGGCTGACGAGGTGA
- the cyoD gene encoding cytochrome o ubiquinol oxidase subunit IV — translation MSEHEHQEMLDVAPGAPHDSILSETAAYVIGLGFALLLTAVSFWVASTSSIWGPGVAVGLIVLAIAQMGVHLVFFLHITSGPDNTNNVLALAFGVLIVFLVMVGTIWIMAHLAHNTGPTPEMMNLQMQKG, via the coding sequence ATGAGCGAGCACGAACATCAGGAGATGCTGGACGTCGCGCCCGGCGCCCCGCACGACAGCATCCTCAGCGAAACCGCAGCTTATGTGATCGGCCTCGGCTTTGCGCTGCTGCTGACTGCAGTCTCGTTCTGGGTCGCGTCGACCTCGTCGATTTGGGGTCCGGGCGTCGCGGTCGGCCTCATCGTGCTCGCCATCGCGCAGATGGGCGTGCACCTGGTCTTCTTCCTCCACATCACCAGCGGTCCGGACAACACCAACAACGTCCTTGCGCTCGCCTTCGGCGTGCTCATCGTCTTTCTGGTGATGGTCGGCACGATCTGGATCATGGCGCACCTGGCGCACAACACCGGGCCGACGCCGGAGATGATGAACCTGCAAATGCAGAAGGGCTGA
- the cyoC gene encoding cytochrome o ubiquinol oxidase subunit III yields MSGQHAATIGLTHGASQDTGLGHRGPESKSIVVPYGFWLFVLSDMILFSTLFATYASLVNATDGGPTTHELYDRTLVAVETMALLFSSFTCGLAVIVAKRGNMLWTQIWLAVTGFLGLIFLGLELYEFAHMIGEGAGPQRSAFLSSFFTLVGTHGLHVFAGLLWLGTTMAQIFAKGFREHIMRRLLCFSIFWHALDIVWVAIFTIVYLIGTLPA; encoded by the coding sequence ATGAGCGGACAACATGCGGCCACTATCGGCCTGACCCACGGCGCGTCGCAGGACACGGGCCTCGGCCATCGCGGCCCGGAATCGAAGAGCATCGTCGTCCCGTACGGCTTCTGGCTGTTCGTCCTGTCGGACATGATCCTCTTTTCGACCTTGTTCGCCACGTACGCGAGCCTGGTGAATGCGACCGACGGCGGGCCCACGACCCACGAGCTGTACGACCGCACGCTGGTCGCCGTCGAAACCATGGCGCTGCTGTTCTCCAGCTTCACCTGCGGTCTCGCGGTCATCGTCGCCAAGCGCGGCAACATGCTGTGGACGCAGATCTGGCTGGCCGTCACCGGCTTCCTCGGCCTGATCTTCCTCGGGCTCGAACTTTACGAGTTCGCGCACATGATCGGCGAAGGCGCGGGGCCGCAGCGCAGCGCCTTCCTGTCGAGCTTCTTCACGTTGGTCGGCACCCACGGCCTTCACGTCTTTGCCGGCCTGCTGTGGCTCGGGACGACGATGGCGCAGATCTTCGCCAAAGGGTTCCGCGAGCACATCATGCGCCGCCTGCTGTGCTTCAGCATATTCTGGCATGCCTTGGACATCGTCTGGGTCGCCATTTTCACCATCGTCTATCTGATCGGGACATTGCCGGCATGA
- a CDS encoding cbb3-type cytochrome c oxidase subunit I, whose product MSPIFGKLTWEAIPFQEPIPLITSIIVLIGLAGLAWWITRIKAWPFLWNEYITSTDHKKIGIMYMVLGFIMLLRGFADAIMMRAHQYLAVGEGQGYLTPEHYNQIFSAHGVIMIFFVAMPLVIGFMNFVVPLQLGVRDVAFPTLNNVSFWLNASGALLINISLFVGEFARTGWLAFPPLSEKAFSPGVGVDYYLVALQISGVGTTLTAVNFVTTILKIRAPGMSYFRMPVFCWTSLASNLLILAAFPVLTATLAMLMLDRYLGFHFFTNDGGGNSMLYMNLIWIWGHPEVYILVLPAFGIYSEIAATFSGKPLFGYRSMVFATMVICVLSFTVWLHHFFTMGAGANVNAIFGIASMLIGIPTGVKIFNWLFTMYGGRVRFTVAMHYLIGFMLLFVGGGLTGVLLAIPPVDFVTHNSLFLVAHFHHVIIPGVVFAILAGYTYWFPKAFGFTLDERLGKLAFWGWFIGFNLAFMPSYLLGFWGGTRRMQHISDPTWKPWLGLELIGAFFIAAGIFFLAAQLFWSIKTRDQRRDVTGDPWDGRTLEWLTLSPPPHYNFAVLPDVHGEEAYWHRKQLAIERATLLPEPAYKPIEMPLNTPTGVVVAFFATICGFAMIWYIWWLAILGLVGAFAVTVWYAWQDEHEHVIPVEEVIKNSRERRRIRQQNLQNLSQSV is encoded by the coding sequence ATGAGTCCGATCTTCGGCAAGCTGACCTGGGAGGCCATCCCCTTCCAGGAGCCGATCCCGCTTATCACTTCGATCATCGTGCTGATCGGCCTGGCGGGCCTCGCCTGGTGGATCACCAGGATCAAGGCGTGGCCGTTCCTGTGGAACGAGTACATCACGTCCACCGACCACAAGAAGATCGGCATCATGTACATGGTGCTCGGCTTCATCATGCTTCTGCGCGGCTTTGCCGACGCGATCATGATGCGCGCCCACCAATATCTCGCGGTGGGCGAAGGGCAGGGTTATCTGACGCCCGAGCATTACAACCAGATCTTCTCCGCCCACGGCGTGATCATGATCTTCTTCGTGGCGATGCCGCTGGTGATCGGCTTCATGAACTTCGTGGTGCCGCTGCAGCTCGGCGTCCGCGACGTCGCTTTTCCGACGCTCAACAACGTCAGCTTCTGGCTCAACGCCTCGGGCGCGCTGCTGATCAACATCTCGCTGTTCGTCGGCGAATTCGCGCGCACCGGCTGGCTCGCCTTCCCCCCGCTTAGCGAGAAGGCCTTCTCGCCCGGTGTCGGCGTCGATTATTACCTGGTGGCGCTACAGATATCAGGCGTCGGGACGACACTGACAGCGGTCAATTTCGTCACCACCATCCTCAAGATCCGCGCGCCGGGCATGAGCTATTTCCGCATGCCGGTGTTCTGCTGGACCAGCCTCGCGTCGAACCTGCTGATCCTCGCCGCTTTCCCGGTGCTGACCGCGACGCTCGCGATGCTGATGCTCGACCGCTACCTCGGCTTCCACTTCTTCACCAATGACGGTGGAGGGAATTCGATGCTCTACATGAACCTGATTTGGATCTGGGGGCATCCGGAAGTCTACATCCTCGTGCTGCCGGCCTTCGGCATCTATTCTGAAATCGCGGCCACCTTCTCCGGCAAGCCGCTGTTCGGCTACCGCTCGATGGTCTTTGCGACGATGGTGATCTGCGTCCTGTCCTTCACCGTCTGGCTGCACCACTTCTTCACCATGGGGGCGGGCGCAAACGTCAACGCCATCTTCGGCATCGCCTCGATGCTGATCGGCATTCCGACAGGCGTGAAGATCTTCAACTGGCTGTTCACCATGTACGGGGGACGCGTCCGGTTCACGGTGGCGATGCACTATCTGATCGGCTTCATGCTGCTGTTCGTCGGCGGCGGCCTGACCGGCGTCCTGCTGGCGATCCCGCCGGTCGATTTCGTGACGCACAACAGCCTGTTCCTGGTCGCGCACTTCCACCACGTAATCATCCCGGGCGTCGTGTTCGCGATCCTCGCCGGCTACACCTACTGGTTCCCAAAGGCGTTCGGCTTCACGCTCGACGAGCGGCTCGGCAAGCTCGCTTTCTGGGGCTGGTTCATCGGCTTCAACCTCGCCTTCATGCCGAGCTATCTGCTCGGCTTCTGGGGCGGCACGCGCCGGATGCAGCACATCTCCGACCCGACGTGGAAGCCGTGGCTGGGCCTCGAGCTGATCGGCGCCTTCTTCATTGCGGCGGGCATCTTCTTCCTTGCGGCGCAGCTGTTCTGGTCGATCAAGACCCGCGACCAGCGCCGCGACGTCACCGGCGATCCGTGGGACGGCCGCACGCTCGAATGGCTGACCCTGTCGCCGCCGCCGCACTATAATTTCGCGGTGCTTCCCGACGTCCACGGCGAAGAGGCCTATTGGCACCGCAAGCAGCTGGCGATCGAACGCGCCACCTTGCTTCCGGAACCGGCCTACAAGCCGATCGAAATGCCGCTGAACACGCCGACCGGCGTCGTCGTCGCCTTCTTCGCGACGATCTGCGGCTTCGCGATGATCTGGTACATCTGGTGGCTCGCGATCCTCGGCCTCGTCGGCGCCTTCGCCGTGACCGTCTGGTACGCGTGGCAGGACGAGCATGAGCACGTCATCCCCGTCGAGGAAGTCATCAAGAACTCGCGGGAGCGTCGCCGCATCCGCCAGCAGAACCTTCAGAACCTGAGTCAATCGGTATGA
- the cyoA gene encoding ubiquinol oxidase subunit II, with amino-acid sequence MFGDHRWRHAARAAACAGALLFLGACNRGILDPVGPVAAAEKQILINSTAIMLAIIIPTMIATVAVAFWFRRGNTKATYRPDWEYSGSIELVIWAVPILTIMLLGGITWIGSHQLEPSKPLESKVPPVKVQVVSLDWKWLFIYPDQGIATVNRLVVPAGTPVSFELTSATVWNVFFVPQMGTMIYAMPNMTTRLNLQADRTGKFEGRSAQFSGDGFPGMEFPVYSVPRQQFAAWAQSSRSGPALNAASYKQLEKPSSYVKPMTFGSVDPRLFATIAMGKGGHAMPQRPHNLPSPGASTAQPESPIEGPSPADQPPPAGLAAPGARQ; translated from the coding sequence TTGTTCGGTGATCATCGCTGGCGGCACGCCGCTCGGGCAGCAGCCTGCGCCGGCGCGCTCCTCTTCTTGGGCGCGTGCAATCGCGGGATCCTCGATCCCGTCGGTCCGGTCGCTGCCGCCGAGAAGCAGATCCTCATCAATTCGACCGCGATCATGCTGGCGATCATCATCCCGACGATGATCGCGACGGTCGCGGTCGCTTTCTGGTTCCGCCGCGGCAACACCAAGGCGACCTACCGGCCCGACTGGGAATATTCCGGCTCGATCGAGCTTGTGATCTGGGCGGTGCCGATCCTCACCATCATGCTCCTGGGCGGGATCACCTGGATCGGCAGCCATCAGCTGGAGCCGAGCAAGCCGCTCGAATCCAAGGTGCCGCCGGTCAAGGTCCAAGTCGTCTCGCTCGATTGGAAATGGCTGTTCATCTACCCCGACCAGGGCATTGCCACCGTCAATCGCCTCGTCGTGCCCGCCGGAACGCCGGTCAGCTTCGAGCTTACTTCGGCGACCGTGTGGAACGTCTTCTTCGTCCCGCAGATGGGGACGATGATCTACGCGATGCCGAACATGACCACGCGCCTGAACCTTCAGGCCGACCGCACGGGCAAGTTCGAAGGCCGCTCGGCGCAGTTCAGCGGCGATGGTTTCCCGGGCATGGAATTCCCGGTCTATTCGGTGCCGCGCCAGCAGTTCGCCGCCTGGGCACAGTCTTCCCGTTCGGGCCCGGCGCTCAACGCCGCCAGCTACAAGCAGCTCGAAAAGCCCAGCAGCTACGTCAAGCCGATGACCTTCGGCAGCGTCGATCCCCGCCTGTTCGCCACCATCGCGATGGGCAAGGGGGGCCATGCCATGCCGCAACGGCCGCACAATCTGCCGTCCCCCGGCGCGTCCACCGCTCAACCTGAAAGCCCCATCGAGGGGCCGTCACCCGCAGATCAGCCGCCGCCCGCCGGGCTGGCCGCACCTGGAGCCCGTCAATGA